The genomic segment atataaacagagggtggtggaaaactgtgatagtgatcctaaaatgttttacaaattcataaatggaaaactaaatataagggaggcaatagaaaaggttaaaaatggggaagaagtatatgaggatgctagagatatagctgaaattttgaatgacaacttttgcaaagtgtttacaaaggaggagcatttaacctaccccctatcccatgtagtctcaatttgtacactagcctcctatatagatatataacatctattctatttccatcatctaactccttggtaatatattctaagatatcgagcaaatttgtaagacaggacctccctgatctaaagccatgttgggtatctctaattaatctattctcatttaaatgctcccaaatactacccttaatgattttctctagtatcttacatactatactagttaaactgatcggtctatagtTATtcacatcatccttcctaccttttttaaatatcggagtaacattagctaacttccagtcctgaggtatctcagcaaacctaagtgatctttcaaagattaacttaagtgcttcagaaatactgtctacaccttgcctaagtactctggcatgtagctcatcaggaccactagcttttcctatcgtctagttcaagaataaatttcctaataattccctgttttatatcaatattttctaaagctcttaaactactcgtcgcactgtttgtaacaggatttcctattctttccctagtaaatactgaagaaaattgttcattcaataattctactatgtcttcattttgatccactactacaccatcttttctaagtggtccaatcctatccttatttcttttatcactgaccttgtaataactatataattttttgggatctttactcccagctctagctacttttatctctgcctgccttttactttttttataactttactcaaatcatctctgacctgtctgtacctaatcaaatctacatcttccccacttttctgcaactctctatatgccctcttcttctccctgatctggctacctatctcatgagtccaccataatggcttcctgtttctctaccttatatctttgtaagggatacactgcatcactataccctttactacaaccttaaaaatatcccacatctcctgtgcagcaTAGGTCGTTTAatttgccttttcacaccaatcgccacatcagctcttttaatgagctttCTTCTttagtattgtggctactgtagatttaacCATACAGTAATCAGCTGCAAGATtggttattttcctcctttcttgtatttatcaataatttcctttttcctttcaatggttgtcattacattctttcttgtaggcttattctcaccacaaacaagcctctttggtgccattgtaagcttctaaacCAGCGTTTTCCAACCTTTTTCGACCATAGCACCCCCTGTTGTCATGTCAAAGCAGTCCAGCACCCCTAACtaatatcttgttattagaagggtaaaagaaagtgaagtgtgtgcatcactttCCAGCACCCAttataattgatttcagcaccccaGGTTGGGAAATGCTGCtctaaacggaaaaaaaaaaaaaaatccgtagAGAAACCgtaggacaatgttattcttacgacagcgaaggatcaactggctgcggtggacTGGTGGGGTGCGTGGGGTGATGGGGAAAGAcactttgtttacagccacgtggacggatgttcgactaataggtattttttttttttttttttttttttttttttagtattaagtcgaacttttgcgttcgactattgaaaagtttgactatttaaacgttcaagtattgagtctccactttatttactaattttaattcttgtaagagagagaagttttcagcattttatctCCAATAATGTTTCCTTGAGTTAAGTAGTGCCTGCCTTGCAGCCCATGGCGCATCGTGGATGACTGTGGGGGTGCCTTCACTATGGGGGTCATTGGAGGTGGGCTCTTCCAGGCAGTTAAAGGCTTCAGGAATGCTCCAAGTGTAAGTATTGCTGTAGTGTGTTAATGGTAAACTTGCTCCCTCTTGTCTGTGAATTGTTAGTGAtattaaaaatattaaaagctTCAGAAATGCTCCAAGTGAAAGCACAGTATGACTAATGTGTGAAATGTATATGTTAGCATAAACTTGCTCTTTCCTTTCTGTGTATTGGTAGTCtatgtgtatttatatatatatatatatatatatatatatatatatatatatatatatatatatatatatatatatatatatatactgttaactttatttgtttatttatttttacttattttatttattttttattttacctattattattattatttatttatttttttttttacttgttcctTCATGTCTGTGTATTGTGAAGTGCATATGTATTAAATTTTCTTCCTAGGAATGTCCCACATATAAGTATGACTAATGCCTTGGATGAATGTGTTAGGTGTAAGCCTGCTCCTTTATATGCGTGTGCTGTaaagtgtatgtgtatttaatGCTCTTAATTATTTTACCAGAAAAGATGATGGTCTCAGGAAATGTTTATGTGACAAAGTGGCACCTGTTTAACCCTTATAActtatgaagcaaaaaaaaattggcCCAACTGCCAGACCCATAAGGCATCATCTAAAGTGAATACATGGGCCAAGTTTTGCATGGAATTATTTTTACCCATTTGATGTGCGCTTTCCAGCCACTAACCGTTGCTGGTATCACTGGCAGGGCATGTCACGCCGCATGACTGGCAGTTTGGTGGCAGTGAAGCAGCGTGCACCTATCGTCGGTGGACAGTTCGCTGTGTGGGGTGGACTCTTCTCCACCATAGACTGCTCACTGGTGTACATGCGCAAGAAGGAGGACCCGTGGAACTCTATCATCTCTGGCGCGGCAACGGGGGGCATTTTGGCAGCAAGAAGTGAGTGCTTgagacattgttttttttttttttttttttgtgtgtgtgttgagttagTTGTTATCTGGAgcttgcttttgtttttatttatttttttattggtattttttctgtcttttccctTATAATTGTTTCTTTACTTGTTGTTTGTTTCTTAAGTTGTATTAGTTTTGATCTGAAAGGTtggcttttatatatatatatatatatatatatatatatatatatatatatatatatatatatatatatatactgtatatacactcgaccctcgaaacaacggacataTGCGTGCAcaaccctgtccgtagattgcaacagtccattctttgcaaaagtacgtaaaaaactgtataaaatgtacataaaatactgtgtaatcattaagaaatcattcaagcagtattacaaagcattaagtacaacaaataacctgaaatagatgacatgagcatggtcagtttaataaatattaataaacaatacagaaaacgaagtttaccggacaataatttgccgggaacggacaatcgcgcacattttaatattcgtccgtagattaaacctgactccagaatttgtctgtagtttccgaaatccgttgatgggaggtccgttgtttcgagggtcgagtgtatatatatatatatatatatatatatatatatatatatatatatatatatatatatatgtatgtaattttgtgtgtgtgtgtgtgtgtgtgtgtgtgtgtgtgtgtgtgtgtgtgtgtgtttgtgtttgtgtgtgtgtgtgatgaatgaaTGTGATGAATTACCTAGTACAGgaaacccccgcttaacgaaggggttacgttcctaaaaaaacacttcgttaagcgaaactttgttaagcgaaccgattatgagaagtttaacccctgatttgaacttccattgagagtaagcaaagcgagagtgcatcatagtacagtgaaaggtttaatgaaagtaaaaattatgaagttaaacatttaagtattttgatttaagtcattataatgtacactaatgtatgtatgtacgtaactttataatgttgattatcttaaatttatgaagggagggagagtgaaatgggaaagacactaaccggcaacctgtggaatgtaaacaaagtgcccatcattgtaccacatataaaacttatgtactacatttccacaaggctttctattttatccattgtatagtcacgagttcaggtggttcttttagcttgcaaggaagatacggtctcaccagccttcttaatagagtctgctggcttgaaaatagtagagacagtagatggagtcaagatggtggcgagcaatgctattagttttctcgcctctcgtgtctgtgaataatatccagcttcactttgagagtaagtgaagtgtctttcccgtttcactcttcctcccttcataaatttaagatcatcagcattataaagttacgtacatacatacattagtttacattataatgacttaaattaaactgcttaaatgtttaacttcataatttttactttcattaaacctttcactgtactatgatgcactcttgctttgttttctctcaatggaagttcaagtcaggggtcaaacttgttataattggttcacttaacgaaaaaATTTTAGGAtcgtaacccgttcgttaagcaggggttgcctgtattagaaaaaaaagggcccactggaattgtagtctccatgaaagaatcaaaagaattagtcaaaattcagggacaaatgtctcgacacctctctctctcttaaaagaagttaagttgttggaagatggaaatacagaagcaggcagggagttcagagtttaccagtgaaaggtataaatgattgagattactggttaactcttgtattagaaggttggacagaataggggtaagaggtagaagaaagccttgtgcagcgaggctataggaggaggggaggcatgcagttagctaGATCAATAgagaagttagcatgaaaatagcgataaaagatagaatggGATGCAACTttttggtggtgagaaagaggctgaagacagtcagtcagaggaggggagttgatgagacaaaaagcttttcattccaatCTATATAATAAAATTGTATGAGTGGAAtctcccaaacatgcaaagagtactccatactaGGACAgataagacccttgtacagagttagcagttggaggagcgagaaaaagtggcggagacgccgcagaatgcttaacttcatagaagctgttttagcaagagatgatatgtgaagtttccagttagaTTATGTGTAAAGAACAGACTGagaatatttagtgtggaagagggagaaagttgagtgtgtttgaaagaaggttgtgttgagttgatagatgaagcaTTGAAAATTACTAAGTTTTCTTTGtaccaatcagaaatcttagaaagatcagaagtcaggcattctgtggcatccctgcatgatctgttgacttcctgaagggttggacgtctctgaaaggacatggaaagatgtagggtggtatcatcagcgtaggagtggatagggcaaagtTTGGTTGAGAagttcattaatgaataatagaaagagagtgggtgacagaatagaaccctgaggaacaccactgttaatagatttaggagaagaacagtggccatctaccacagctgcaatagaacagtctgaaaggaaacttgagataaagttgcagagagaaggatagaaaccataggagggcagttttgaaatcaaagctttgtgccagactctatcaaaagattttgatatgtctaatgcaacagcaaaagtttcaccgaaatctccaAAAGAGGaacaccagaagatcaccaatagagcaaccttgacggaagccatgcTGGTGAACAGATAgtagattgtgaagtgacatattTAAGGATCTTCCTATAGAgcatagattcaaaaactttagacaagcaagaaattaaagctataggacagtagtttgaggaattagaatggtcaccctttttaggaacaggctgaatgtaggcaaacttccagcaagaaggaaaggtagaagttgataggcatagttgaaagagtttggccaggcaaggtgcaagcacagaagcacagtttttgagaacaataggagggaccccatcaggtccataagccttccgagggtttaggccagagaggacatggaaaacatcattatgaagaactttgATTCAAGAcataaaatagtcagagggaggagaagagggagggacaagcccagaatcatccatggtggagttgtgagcaaaggtttgagagaagagttcagctttagaaacagaagagatggcagtggtgccatcaggatgatataaaggagggaaagatgaagaagtaaagttactggagatgtttttaGTCAGATACCAGAAGTCACAAGGGGAATTAAAGTTTGAAAGattctgacattttctatttatgaagaagtgtttagcaagttgaagaacagacttggcatgatttcgggcagaaatataaagtgcatgagattcaggagatggaaggatcaagtaccttttgtgggaaacctctctatcatgtacagcacgagaacaggctgtgttaaaccaaggtttagaaggtttaggttgagaagaagaatgaggaatgtacgcctccatgccagacactatcacctctgttatgcgttcagtacaaagagatgggtctctcacacggaaacagtaatcattccagggaaaatcagcataatacctcctcaggtccccccaactggcggAGGCataacgccagaggcacctccacttaGGGGATCCTggggagaaataggacaagatacagaagtgagattgtgatcagaggagggtgacagcataaacagaaggattagaggtaaggaagagatcaagaatgttggacgtatgtccaagatggtcaggaatacgagtagagtgttgcaccagttgctctaggtcaggGGCAGGCAACCTTTTTAGAGTGAGTGCCAGATGAGACTCTTGGAAGGAGGTCGCGGGCCGGAGTGAAAAACGAAATCTCAGAAATACTATATTTTGTATAATACATTGATTACGtgaaaaaaattgtacaaaaatTGCATTGAACACTCTACAAATCAATGAGACTGCTGGTGCTGTTTGCCATGAAGAAGCATTTCCATGTCTGGCTTGACATGTAAAGTAATTCAATagtataatttattcatttaaaaacttaaaatttattagagtttcttctctacttttagtGGGAGGTCCGCGGGCCGGATTGCATTAATAAAGCCTAGCAGGGTGGCGGGCCGGACGCTAAGCCTTCGCGGGCCGGATGTGGCCCACGGGCCGGAGGTTGCCCGCccttgctctaggtcatggaggatagcaaagttgaaagctagttcactaggatggtcagtgaagggtgaggaaagccaaagttggtggtgaacattgaaatctccaaggatggagatctctgcaaaagggtaAGAGGgccagaatgtgctccactttggtagttaaatagtcaaagaatttactatagtcagaggagttaggggagagagagacagcacagataaatttagtttgagagtgacttgagtctaagccagattgtggaaaactcagaagactCAAGAACGTGGGCACAAGGCCAAGTTAAGTTGTTgcgcacatagatgcaacatccagctttagaacgaaaataagaatagagaaagtaggagggaacagagaaggggctactctcagttgcctcagacagctgtgttttggtgaggaaaagatgaggctaagtagaggagaggtggtgttccacagattgaaaattagatctaagactgcgaatgttgcagaggttaatgtagaaaaaattgagggagatgttaagacattttgggtcgctaACAAGATGgcagtctgacctggggacatttctggtcccctccccagaagcgGACTCCAAGGCTgggtttggagtcgccattatttaaattttga from the Portunus trituberculatus isolate SZX2019 chromosome 48, ASM1759143v1, whole genome shotgun sequence genome contains:
- the LOC123498840 gene encoding mitochondrial import inner membrane translocase subunit Tim17-B-like, which gives rise to MEEYAREPCPWRIVDDCGGAFTMGVIGGGLFQAVKGFRNAPSGMSRRMTGSLVAVKQRAPIVGGQFAVWGGLFSTIDCSLVYMRKKEDPWNSIISGAATGGILAARSGVVAMTGSAVIGGMLLAMIEGVGILVTRFTSDQFKPQAPGEMSDPSVLGPSVLNPDANYQ